The Nocardia bhagyanarayanae region GATGTCGAGCTGGCCGACTGGCCCGGGTACGCGGCCCGCAAGCCGGACGAATTCACCGAGCGCGCAAGAGAATCCATGGCCGAACACGTCGACGCCATGGTGCGCTTCCTGGACCGCGGCGCGGAGGTCTTCGACTACGGCAACTCGCTGCGCGGCGAGGCGCTGCTCGGTGGCTGCGCGAGGGCCTTCGACTACCCGGGTTTCGTGCCCGCCTACATTCGGCCGCTGTTCTGCGCGGGCAAGGGCCCGTTTCGTTGGGCCGCGCTCTCCGGCGGTCCCGCCGACATCGCCGCCACCGATCGCGCCATCCTGGACCTGTTCCCGCACAACGAATCCCTGCGCCGATGGATCGCCCTGGCCGGAGAACGCGTCGCGTTCCAGGGGCTGCCCGCGCGGATCTGCTGGCTCGGTTACGGCGAGCGACACCGGGCGGGTGTGCGGTTCAACGAGATGGTGGCCGCCGGTGAGTTGAGCGCGCCGATCGTGATCGGTCGCGACCATCTCGATGCGGGCAGCGTCGCCTCGCCCTATCGCGAAACCGAGGCGATGTCCGACGGTTCCGACGCCATCGCCGACTGGCCGCTGTTGAACGCGTTGGTGAACACCGCGTCCGGCGCCAGCTGGGTGTCCATCCATCACGGCGGCGGAGTCGGCATCGGTCGGTCGATCCACGCCGGGCAGGTGTGCGTCGCGGACGGCACCGAACTGGCCGGGCAGAAGCTCGAGCGGGTGCTCACCAACGATCCGGCGACGGGTGTGCTGCGGCACGTGGACGCCGGGTACGAGCGTGCGCGGACCGTGGCGGACACCGAGGGGCTGCGAATTCCACTGCCAGGCAACGACCGCTGAGCTCAGCGAGCGGGGAATCGGAGGATGCGATCGTCGCCCTGGCGCACGTCGCCGCGGCCGTCGGTGTTCGAGGTGGTCAGCCACAGCGCTCCGTCCGCGGCGACCTCGACGGTGCGCAGGCGGCCGTAGCGCTCCTCGAACATCGCGCGCGGCTCGCCGACCGATCCGTTCACCAACGGTACGGTCCACAGCCTTTCGCCGCGCAGCGCGGCGGCGTACAGGGTGTCGCCCGCGATCGCGATACCGGACGGGGACGCCTCCGACGTCGTCCAGGTGACGACGGGGTCGACGTAGCCGCGTCCCGCGCCGCCACCGCCCTCCACCGCGGGCCAGCCGTAGTTGCGGTTCGGTTCGACGAGATTGATCTCGTCCAAACGATTCTGGCCGAACTCGGCGGCGAACAACCGTCCCGCGCGATCCCAGGCGAGGCCCTGGACGTTGCGGTGACCGAGGCTGTAGACCGGCGAGTCCGGGGTCGGATTGCCGGGCGCCGGTTCGCCTTCGGGCGTGAGACGCAGGATCTTGCCGTTCGGCGAGGCCGGATCCTGCGACAGCGCGCTGCGCCCCGCGTCGCCGGTGCCGACATACAGCATGCCGTCGGGACCGAACGCGATCCGTCCACCATTGTGGTTGCCCGCCTTCGCGATTCCCTCGAAGACTACCTCCGGCGCGCCGTCGAGCCGGAAACGCACGATCCGGTTGTCCGCGTCCGCGGTGAAATAGGCGTAGACATAGCCGTTCTCGGCATACTGCGGCGACACCGCGAGGCCGAGCAGGCCACCCTCCCCGCGAGCGACAACGCCGGGCACCTCGTACACCTCTTCCGGCGCCCGGCCGGGGACCACCCGCATGATCTTCGCGGTATCGCGCTCGGCGACCAGAGCGGCGCCGTCGGGCAGAAACGCCAGCCCCCACGGGACGTCGATCCCTTGCGCCACTTCCTCGGGGGTGGCGAGATCGGGCACCCCCGACGGACTGCTCGCGACGGTGGTCGTCACGACCGGCGAAGACTCCCGGTCCGTTTCGGAACGCTCCTCGCCGCACCCGCTCACCGCCGCCAGGACGAGCAGGACGGCGCAGACCGCCGCTAGCCGATTCGTTCGCACAGGTCCCATCACTCGTTGCTCCCTGTCCGCCCGGCTGACATGATCATCGACCATGACCCACCGAATCGAGTCCATTCTCCGCTGATGCGCGTCGCCCCCGAGCCAGGATCG contains the following coding sequences:
- a CDS encoding PQQ-dependent sugar dehydrogenase, which produces MGPVRTNRLAAVCAVLLVLAAVSGCGEERSETDRESSPVVTTTVASSPSGVPDLATPEEVAQGIDVPWGLAFLPDGAALVAERDTAKIMRVVPGRAPEEVYEVPGVVARGEGGLLGLAVSPQYAENGYVYAYFTADADNRIVRFRLDGAPEVVFEGIAKAGNHNGGRIAFGPDGMLYVGTGDAGRSALSQDPASPNGKILRLTPEGEPAPGNPTPDSPVYSLGHRNVQGLAWDRAGRLFAAEFGQNRLDEINLVEPNRNYGWPAVEGGGGAGRGYVDPVVTWTTSEASPSGIAIAGDTLYAAALRGERLWTVPLVNGSVGEPRAMFEERYGRLRTVEVAADGALWLTTSNTDGRGDVRQGDDRILRFPAR
- the hutU gene encoding urocanate hydratase — translated: MTTEHPTVRAARGTRLTARMWQTEAALRMLHNNLDPEVAERPQDLVVYGGTGKAARDWASFDAITRTLTTLAPDETLLVQSGKPVGVLRTHEWAPRVLIANSNLVGEWATWPEFRRLEALGLTMYGQMTAGSWIYIGTQGILQGTYETFAAIADKRFGGTLAGTLTLSAGLGGMGGAQPLAVTMNGGAALIVECDPARARRRLKDRYLDEIADDVDDAIRRVTAARSQRKALSVGLIGNAAEVLPRLAAADLPADIVTDQTSAHDPLSYLPRDVELADWPGYAARKPDEFTERARESMAEHVDAMVRFLDRGAEVFDYGNSLRGEALLGGCARAFDYPGFVPAYIRPLFCAGKGPFRWAALSGGPADIAATDRAILDLFPHNESLRRWIALAGERVAFQGLPARICWLGYGERHRAGVRFNEMVAAGELSAPIVIGRDHLDAGSVASPYRETEAMSDGSDAIADWPLLNALVNTASGASWVSIHHGGGVGIGRSIHAGQVCVADGTELAGQKLERVLTNDPATGVLRHVDAGYERARTVADTEGLRIPLPGNDR